The following proteins are co-located in the Deltaproteobacteria bacterium HGW-Deltaproteobacteria-2 genome:
- the menA gene encoding 1,4-dihydroxy-2-naphthoate octaprenyltransferase, with product MQELVKVWWIAFRYHFVPASFLPAILGTVVAWALTGFMNQWFFLLTVLGVTLNHIALNMTDDYFDYHAAVDCPDKRNPYAGGSGTLTRGMIQHKHMRMVFTSFYLLTIIIGLYLCTVQTWWILAFGCLGMGSSYFYTAPPIRYGYRGLGEISQLINFSFTIGMGAFVVQTISFSREAFLVLLPMGFMMFAMIIINEIPDRNDDAAAGKNNLVVRFGAEKAFWLYGIAMTLAYSTILFAPLLNMASFWIYLAFVTLPWTVQAFSILSKYFNEPSLLIPANLLTIRAHHLTGILLIIAYLIQGMQNQREFQPAFFALLLLAVFYLPAAVPVLFKGNKNSQPAS from the coding sequence ATGCAAGAATTGGTTAAAGTATGGTGGATTGCCTTTCGTTATCATTTTGTCCCTGCCAGTTTTCTGCCGGCCATTTTGGGCACAGTTGTGGCCTGGGCGCTAACCGGTTTCATGAATCAATGGTTTTTCTTGCTGACAGTGCTGGGAGTGACGCTCAACCATATAGCGTTGAATATGACTGACGACTATTTCGATTATCACGCCGCCGTCGATTGCCCCGATAAAAGAAATCCCTATGCCGGCGGCAGCGGCACATTAACCAGAGGCATGATTCAGCACAAACATATGCGCATGGTTTTTACATCTTTCTATCTGTTAACCATCATCATCGGACTGTATCTTTGCACGGTTCAGACTTGGTGGATACTTGCCTTCGGTTGCCTCGGTATGGGAAGTTCCTACTTCTACACAGCGCCGCCGATCCGATACGGCTACCGCGGTCTTGGAGAAATTTCTCAATTAATCAATTTCAGTTTCACCATCGGCATGGGAGCCTTTGTCGTGCAGACGATTTCTTTTTCCCGGGAGGCCTTTCTGGTTTTGTTACCTATGGGCTTCATGATGTTTGCCATGATAATAATCAACGAAATACCGGACAGAAACGACGACGCAGCGGCAGGTAAAAACAATCTGGTTGTCAGGTTCGGCGCAGAAAAAGCTTTCTGGCTTTACGGTATCGCCATGACTTTGGCATATTCAACAATTTTATTCGCACCGCTATTGAATATGGCAAGTTTTTGGATTTATCTTGCTTTTGTAACTCTGCCCTGGACAGTGCAGGCATTCAGCATCCTGAGCAAGTACTTCAACGAACCATCTCTGCTGATACCGGCAAATTTGCTGACCATCCGTGCTCATCATCTGACAGGAATATTGTTAATCATTGCCTATCTCATTCAGGGAATGCAAAATCAGCGCGAATTCCAGCCGGCCTTTTTTGCTTTGCTGCTTCTGGCAGTTTTTTATCTGCCGGCTGCCGTGCCCGTGCTTTTCAAAGGAAATAAAAATAGCCAGCCCGCAAGTTGA
- a CDS encoding molybdopterin synthase sulfur carrier subunit, whose product MSISLIVPGSLKGWIGGSEQVLCEGKTIGECIDDLESKFPGFRHRVFDEKGEINSSVMIFIDGQNLRSLNGLATPVKDGDEVSIIPFAAGG is encoded by the coding sequence ATGAGCATTTCATTGATAGTTCCGGGTTCATTAAAAGGTTGGATCGGAGGCTCAGAACAGGTCCTCTGTGAGGGTAAAACCATAGGGGAGTGCATTGATGATCTTGAATCTAAATTCCCCGGTTTTAGACATAGGGTATTTGATGAGAAGGGAGAAATTAATAGTTCCGTTATGATTTTTATTGACGGACAAAATCTCCGATCACTTAACGGCCTGGCCACTCCTGTGAAGGATGGCGATGAGGTCAGTATTATTCCTTTTGCGGCGGGCGGGTGA
- a CDS encoding CbbQ/NirQ/NorQ/GpvN family protein, with protein MDEFAKQLKVPPLDPNYFILDEDRINIDRMAKLSDKHPINILITGHQGCGKSSLVRQFASYYQRPMVTFQVGLLSEAGQLFGQQRLKDGETFYQSFLFPKAIRVPGCVIHLEEINRSENPHALNELFSVLSEERSIWIDELGMVGVAPRVIFFATMNEGVEFSGTDEMDAALKDRFYRIHLQYPPVNVEKEILVSKTGITPSLATDILNIVSKLRGNKQTPIDISIRHSLMIAELVAMGAPLRDAVIYSLQISMDILESLLLSIHVETGDTEVEPHRYERYVPPGYIPS; from the coding sequence ATGGATGAATTTGCAAAACAGTTGAAGGTTCCACCCTTAGATCCAAATTATTTTATTCTCGATGAGGACAGAATTAATATAGACAGGATGGCGAAACTCTCAGACAAGCATCCGATCAACATCCTGATCACCGGTCATCAGGGATGCGGCAAATCTTCGCTGGTGAGACAGTTTGCCAGTTATTATCAGAGGCCTATGGTTACCTTTCAGGTAGGGCTTCTCTCAGAGGCCGGGCAACTTTTCGGGCAGCAGAGGTTGAAAGATGGCGAGACCTTTTATCAGAGTTTCCTGTTTCCCAAGGCGATTCGTGTTCCCGGGTGTGTCATACATCTGGAAGAAATCAACAGGTCGGAAAATCCCCATGCCCTGAATGAGCTGTTTTCAGTACTATCAGAGGAGCGAAGTATCTGGATTGATGAGCTTGGAATGGTTGGTGTAGCTCCCCGGGTGATTTTTTTTGCTACGATGAATGAAGGTGTAGAATTTTCGGGTACCGATGAGATGGATGCCGCGCTGAAAGACCGGTTTTATCGCATTCATCTGCAATACCCTCCTGTGAATGTAGAAAAAGAGATCCTCGTTTCTAAAACCGGTATTACGCCGTCTCTGGCAACTGATATTCTCAATATTGTAAGCAAACTGAGGGGTAATAAACAGACGCCTATTGATATCTCTATACGGCACTCTCTGATGATTGCGGAACTTGTAGCCATGGGGGCGCCGCTACGGGATGCCGTTATCTATAGTCTTCAGATTTCGATGGATATTCTCGAGTCGTTGCTCCTCTCCATTCATGTAGAAACGGGTGACACAGAGGTGGAACCTCATCGTTACGAACGATATGTTCCACCAGGTTATATTCCATCGTAG
- a CDS encoding C4-dicarboxylate ABC transporter substrate-binding protein, whose product MKQRVVGLLCMGLIVFFIGALSQVAWGADNVKQIRNGKTVYVLKMGTLAPDGVGWAALIKDMVTPGMYKATNGQVVLDWYWGGSMGDDQDILAKLRNMQLHGGAFSGQGLVMACPELSLMELPFLFDNYDEVEYVYSKLRPRISKWFEKRGYHLILMGEQDFDQIYSTKREIKTPEDFKNSRVITWYGPLEERTLKAMGASPLPIRVPEIAASIRTGVCDAFITPALWAVGTQMYTVMKYINPIHIRYSPAGGMLTIPTWNLLPKDVQVAMDNYAMAIEKEFRQKVRASNEKSLKAMYKYGMKEVKMTPAEIDVWKKRLIPIWDEFAAKGYYSKAELEEVKGYLAEFRSKRKK is encoded by the coding sequence ATGAAACAAAGGGTTGTAGGGCTTCTATGCATGGGGCTCATCGTGTTTTTTATCGGAGCCTTGTCTCAAGTAGCATGGGGAGCTGATAACGTTAAACAAATTAGAAACGGTAAAACAGTATATGTTCTTAAGATGGGTACGCTGGCTCCGGATGGAGTGGGCTGGGCTGCCTTAATCAAAGACATGGTTACTCCCGGAATGTACAAGGCGACAAACGGACAGGTAGTTTTGGATTGGTATTGGGGCGGTTCAATGGGCGATGACCAGGATATATTAGCCAAGTTGCGCAATATGCAGTTGCATGGAGGCGCATTTTCCGGACAGGGACTGGTAATGGCTTGCCCGGAATTATCATTGATGGAACTCCCGTTCCTGTTTGATAATTATGACGAGGTGGAATATGTTTACTCCAAGCTAAGACCCCGCATTAGTAAGTGGTTTGAAAAGAGGGGGTATCACCTTATTTTGATGGGAGAACAGGATTTTGACCAAATCTATTCCACGAAACGTGAAATCAAAACTCCTGAGGATTTTAAGAACAGCCGTGTCATAACATGGTACGGACCGTTGGAAGAGAGAACTTTGAAAGCCATGGGCGCAAGTCCATTGCCGATTCGCGTGCCTGAGATAGCTGCTTCCATCCGTACAGGCGTTTGCGATGCCTTCATCACCCCGGCTCTCTGGGCGGTTGGTACTCAGATGTATACAGTCATGAAATACATTAATCCTATTCACATACGATATTCGCCGGCAGGCGGCATGCTCACGATACCGACATGGAACCTGTTGCCTAAGGATGTTCAAGTTGCTATGGATAATTATGCAATGGCAATAGAAAAAGAATTCAGGCAGAAAGTCCGCGCAAGCAATGAAAAATCCCTGAAAGCCATGTATAAATACGGCATGAAAGAAGTTAAGATGACGCCGGCTGAGATTGATGTTTGGAAAAAGAGACTCATTCCTATTTGGGATGAATTTGCCGCAAAGGGATACTATTCCAAAGCCGAACTGGAAGAGGTTAAGGGCTATTTAGCGGAATTTAGAAGCAAGCGTAAAAAATAA